One window of the Montipora foliosa isolate CH-2021 chromosome 4, ASM3666993v2, whole genome shotgun sequence genome contains the following:
- the LOC137999681 gene encoding acetylserotonin O-methyltransferase-like translates to MSIRNLFRFGSLYRANICRGSFLPQQSRTLSCTQVSDNSRKGIPIPPPMPQKLEDLALGFRASKAFLAACDLGIFDTLDVSASPQSAEEVAAKLSTNPDTTALLMDTLVALELLQKNHNGESWLYSNTQMASQFLTESSPDSITGFTDHSQKRVYPLFGNLETAVKEGSDQWMNTFSLPLEDMWKTVYKTDEARLKYLGAMHDTSRYTCHGAARAFDLSKFRHCCDLGGNSGYMAYTLCQYYPDMKITVCDFQSVVDSAPHFKPSLEDCPNQANVSFVAGDFFKPNLPKADLYVLSRVIHDWPDDKVDIILSNVYNCLPSGGGLLVVELTLDDDKTGPLKALLQSLLVLVIAKGKERSGKEYKELLGKHGFVDVQIKRLDSKSWMDAILCRKG, encoded by the exons ATGTCGATTCGAAACCTGTTTAGGTTTGGCAGTTTGTATCGAGCAAATATATGTAGGGGCTCTTTCCTACCTCAGCAAAGCCGTACATTATCGTGCACGCAGGTATCGGACAACAGTAGAAAAGGCATCCCAATTCCGCCACCCATGCCTCAAAAGCTGGAAGATCTCGCTCTAGGATTTCGCGCATCAAAGGCGTTCTTAGCAGCATGCGATCTCGGCATCTTCGACACTTTAGACGTTTCCGCGAGTCCACAATCAGCCGAAGAAGTTGCGGCAAAACTGAGTACGAATCCAGACACTACTGCACTACTGATGGACACACTAGTTGCTTTAGAACTGCTCCAAAAGAACCATAATGGCGAATCGTGGTTGTACTCGAATACCCAAATGGCGAGCCAGTTCCTAACCGAATCAAGTCCTGATTCGATCACTGGGTTTACAGACCATTCACAGAAACGCGTGTACCCGCTTTTTGGTAATTTGGAGACTGCAGTAAAGGAAGGATCAGACCAGTGGATGAATACATTTTCTTTACCATTGGAAGATATGTGGAAAACGGTTTACAAAACCGATGAGGCGAGACTGAAATATTTGGGAGCTATGCACGACACATCACGGTACACCTGTCATGGTGCAGCGAGGGCTTTTGACTTGAGCAAGTTTCGCCATTGTTGTGATTTAGGAG GCAATTCAGGGTACATGGCATACACCTTGTGCCAGTACTACCCAGACATGAAGATCACAGTGTGCGATTTTCAATCGGTGGTAGACTCTGCACCTCATTTTAAACCCTCCCTTGAAGATTGTCCCAatcaagcaaatgtttcctttgTGGCGGGGGACTTTTTCAAGCCTAATCTACCAAAGGCAGATTTGTATGTGTTGTCTCGTGTGATTCATGACTGGCCAGATGACAAAGTGGATATAATTCTCTCAAACGTCTACAACTGTTTGCCCTCAG gtGGAGGTCTTCTTGTTGTAGAATTGACATTAGATGACGACAAAACTGGACCCTTGAAGGCTCTACTTCAGTCCCTTCTGGTGCTTGTCATTGCAAAAGGCAAAGAACGTTCTGGGAAAGAGTATAAGGAACTTTTGGGAAAACATGGCTTTGTTGATGTTCAGATAAAAAGACTTGATTCAAAGTCATGGATGGATGCCATTTTATGCAGAAAGGGGTGA